In the Purpureocillium takamizusanense chromosome 5, complete sequence genome, one interval contains:
- a CDS encoding uncharacterized protein (COG:S~TransMembrane:1 (i67-88o)~EggNog:ENOG503PWRT), producing the protein MPQCVAFRYSVRGTADELLIIVCERFVRASIKRKLSSYPSVPSSFLSRINLPRALVSNLELIQQSNIIIAIMKFVLLVLATTAMGLGLTRPQAQTPAVPAPPPVSASANTPTAKSQPPVPAQTGGREPTGPICECGYTYCASVLMGMKKPWSEPQLAEAYCRTPDAACANGSPGTDVRSALYLCLCDDVNARQGNKLHLLCGCDKCLVAGPDYRGRCDKPCHAGSCKGR; encoded by the exons ATGCCACAATGTGTGGCCTTTCGATACTCAGTCCGTGGGACAGCAGACGAGTTGCTCATCATCGTGTGTGAGAGGTTCGTCCGGGCGAGTATAAAGCGCAAGCTCTCCTCTTACCCTTCTGTTCCCTCGTCTTTCCTCTCTCGAATCAACTTGCCGCGCGCACTCGTCTCTAATCTAGAACTGATTCAACAATCTAAtatcatcatcgccatcatgaagttcgtgctgctggtcctCGCCACGACCGCCATGGGCTTGGGCCTGACCCGGCCACAGGCCCAGACGCCGGCCGTCCCCGCACCACCTCCCGTGTCCGCCTCCGCGAACACTCCGACGGCCAAGTCTCAGCCCCCAGTCCCGGCGCAGACGGGAGGTCGCGAACCTACGGGACCCATCTGCGAGTGTGGCTACACGTACTGCGCCTCTGTTCTCATGGGCATGA AGAAGCCCTGGAGCGAGCcgcagctggccgaggcgtaCTGCAGGACACCCGACGCGGCGTGCGCCAACGGCTCACCCGGCACCGACGTGCGGTCGGCGCTGTACCTGTGCCTCtgcgacgacgtcaacgcGCGGCAGGGCAACAAGCTGCACCTGCTCTGCGGCTGCGACAAGTGCCTCGTCGCGGGGCCCGACTACCGCGGGCGGTGCGACAAGCCGTGCCACGCGGGGAGCTGCAAGGGAAGATGA
- the HEM3 gene encoding Hydroxymethylbilane synthase (COG:H~BUSCO:EOG09262YP5~EggNog:ENOG503NU7D), with product MAFFATARPSKAFAAPRTTDRQSTGQPLSACPPEARPAIPNSSSSMADTQDAAAAAAADTATTKTFVVGTRKSPLAMAQAEIVVASLQALLPDHTFPIHGMTTTGDRDQNTALYNFGGKGLWTSQLEDKLAARELDLVVHSLKDMPTTLPEGCALGAVTRREDARDVLVVKRAHVDAHGWRSLADLPPGSVIGTSSVRRIAQLARRYPSLRFKDVRGNLQTRLEKLRTDDDMAAIVLAAAGLQRIGLGHHISQFLDTDSGGIMHAVGQGALGVECRAGDDRVLNMLRALEDPDTALACATERSLMRTLEGGCSVPIGVETSWVDGGGASKKLLRLRATVVSADGKQGVDAEVMEAVGSIDAAEELGKRVALDLVSRGADKILDVINAKRPLEKAA from the coding sequence atggcctttTTTGCAACGGCTCGGCCGAGCAAGGCATTCGCTGCCCCTCGCACCACCGACAGACAGTCCACCGGCCAGCCTTTGAGTGCGTGCCCCCCCGAGGCACGACCAGCCATccccaacagcagcagcagcatggccgACACGCAagacgcggcagcggcggcggcggccgacacGGCGACCACCAAGacgttcgtcgtcggcacgcgCAAGTCGcccctcgccatggcccagGCCGAGATCGTCGTGGCCAGCCTgcaggccctcctcccgGACCACACGTTCCCCATCCAcggcatgacgacgacgggcgaccGCGACCAGAACACGGCGCTCTACAACtttggcggcaagggcctgTGGACgtcgcagctcgaggacaagctcgccgcgcgggaGCTCGACCTCGTGGTGCACTCCCTCAAGGACATGCCCACCACGCTGCCCGAGGGgtgcgccctcggcgccgtcacccgccgcgaggacgcccgcgacgtgctcgtcgtcaagcgcgcgcacgtcgacgcccacggctggcgctccctcgccgacctgccccccggcagcgtcatcggcaccagcagcgtgcgccgcatcgcccagctcgcccgccgctaCCCGTCGCTGCGCTTCAAGGACGTGCGCGGCAACCTGCAGACGCGCCTCGAGAAGCTccgcaccgacgacgacatggccgccatcgtgctcgccgccgcgggcctgcagcgcatcggcctcggccaccacATCTCGCAGTTCCTCGACACCGACTCGGGCGGCATCATGCACGCCGTCGGGCAGGGCGCACTGGGCGTCGagtgccgcgccggcgacgatcGCGTCCTGAACATGctgcgcgcgctcgaggacccCGATACGGCCCTGGCCTGCGCCACGGAGCGCAGCCTCATGCGCACCCTCGAGGGCGGGTGCAGCGTCCCCATTGGCGTCGAGACGAGCtgggtcgacggcggcggcgcgtccaagaagctgctgcgcctgaGGGCCACGGTCGtgtcggccgacggcaagcagggcgtcgacgccgaggtgaTGGAGGCGGTGGgctccatcgacgccgccgaggagctgggcaAGCGGGTGGCGCTCGATCTGGTGAGCCGTGGTGCGGACAAGATCCTGGATGTCATCAACGCCAAGCGGCCGCTCGAGAAGGcggcgtga